One Syntrophales bacterium DNA segment encodes these proteins:
- a CDS encoding slipin family protein: MYTLVVLIVLVVMFLASAIRILNEYERGVIFRLGRIIATKGPGLIILIPVIDKMVRIDLRTITMEVQPQDVITHDNVSIKVNAVVYFRVIDPNSAVINIENYFSATSQLSQTTLRSVCGQMELDEILSEREKVNLQIQEILDRSTGPWGIKVSHVEVKQIDLPEEMKRAIAKQAEAERERRAKVINAEGEFQAAQKLVEAAALMETQPMSLQLRYLQTLNQIAAENNSTTVFPIPIDLFRPFLKLAEKA; the protein is encoded by the coding sequence ATGTACACATTAGTCGTATTGATAGTTCTGGTTGTGATGTTTCTCGCGTCGGCGATCCGGATACTCAACGAGTATGAAAGGGGCGTTATCTTCCGGCTCGGGCGGATCATCGCCACAAAGGGACCGGGTCTGATCATCCTCATTCCCGTTATCGACAAGATGGTCAGGATTGATCTGCGGACGATCACCATGGAGGTGCAGCCGCAGGACGTCATCACCCATGACAACGTCTCCATCAAGGTGAACGCAGTTGTTTATTTTAGGGTAATTGATCCCAACTCCGCGGTGATCAATATCGAAAATTATTTCTCTGCCACGTCCCAGCTTTCCCAGACGACGCTCAGAAGCGTCTGTGGCCAGATGGAACTCGACGAAATCCTCTCCGAACGGGAGAAGGTGAACCTCCAGATCCAGGAGATACTCGATCGCAGCACCGGTCCCTGGGGGATCAAGGTGTCTCATGTGGAGGTAAAGCAGATCGACCTTCCTGAGGAGATGAAACGGGCGATCGCCAAACAGGCCGAAGCGGAACGGGAGCGGCGGGCGAAGGTGATTAACGCGGAAGGCGAATTCCAGGCCGCGCAGAAACTGGTCGAGGCGGCGGCGCTGATGGAAACCCAGCCGATGTCGCTGCAGCTTCGTTATCTGCAGACCTTGAACCAGATTGCCGCGGAGAACAATTCAACGACGGTCTTCCCGATCCCGATCGATCTGTTCAGGCCTTTTTTGAAGTTGGCCGAAAAGGCTTGA
- a CDS encoding HEPN domain-containing protein translates to MSEKTIQYWIDIAEYDLQVAKSLLDKDHYLYVGFMCHQAVEKMLKALYVKQTSTMPPYIHKLDRLVDLVGLKTAMSGERNDFIDELTPLNIQARYPAYREAIYSLIDKEKAAQVIEKTEELLQWLKAQIQ, encoded by the coding sequence ATGAGTGAGAAAACGATCCAATATTGGATAGACATCGCTGAATATGATTTGCAGGTCGCCAAATCACTTCTCGATAAAGACCATTATCTTTACGTTGGCTTCATGTGCCATCAAGCCGTCGAGAAAATGCTCAAAGCCCTGTATGTAAAACAGACTTCAACCATGCCGCCTTATATTCACAAATTGGACAGGTTGGTTGATCTTGTGGGCTTGAAGACTGCCATGTCCGGAGAGCGTAACGACTTCATAGATGAATTGACGCCCCTCAACATTCAGGCCCGTTATCCGGCATACCGGGAGGCAATTTACAGCCTGATCGATAAAGAAAAGGCGGCGCAAGTCATAGAAAAAACGGAGGAGCTTCTCCAATGGCTAAAAGCGCAGATTCAGTAG
- a CDS encoding signal recognition particle receptor subunit alpha translates to MEEKNGKKGFFDRLKTGLAKTRKLLMTDVDDLILGSKQIDQALYDELEERMIVADVGPAFTGELIESLKEKVKRKELASPEILRGALRETMREILLKNEAPLKMPHEQIYLSIVCRQERLRSQT, encoded by the coding sequence ATGGAAGAAAAAAACGGGAAAAAGGGATTTTTTGACCGACTGAAGACAGGACTTGCCAAAACCCGCAAGCTGCTTATGACCGATGTTGACGATCTCATCCTCGGCAGCAAGCAGATCGATCAGGCGCTTTACGACGAGCTGGAGGAGCGGATGATTGTCGCCGACGTCGGGCCGGCCTTTACCGGCGAGCTGATTGAATCATTGAAAGAAAAGGTGAAACGCAAGGAACTCGCCTCCCCGGAGATCCTTCGCGGGGCGCTCCGGGAAACCATGCGGGAGATACTCCTGAAGAACGAGGCCCCGCTGAAAATGCCCCATGAGCAAATCTACTTGTCTATCGTTTGCAGACAGGAAAGACTCCGCAGCCAAACTTAA
- a CDS encoding (Fe-S)-binding protein has translation MELVHNIQHADIVHRCFRCGYCKFPSDYSDFNCPSYKAFGWDTYSPGGRMWLIRGWMEGEIKTNSHFAEIMYACTACDNCKNQCVFPRFRDFLPEIFEETRAELVNEGFVPPPVRDYFKAVTINGNPYKLPQERRGDWAAGTGIQKFSGHEYLLYIGSVGAWDEIGQKMTRSVARVLIKAGVSVGILADEETCDGNDVKAMGETGLFKQLATDNIIKFKEKGIVKIITLDPHAYNAFKKDYPPLGADFQVFHHTQIMAELLKEKRITPSTYPVTVTYHDPCYLGRHNAIYGPPRDILKAIPGLALVEMRQSGVNGFCCGGGGGNFFTDILGSGEDSPGRVRVRQALQTGASVIAVACPNCAKMLCDAVKAEGLEEILRVQGIAEIIEQASL, from the coding sequence ATGGAACTTGTCCACAACATCCAACACGCCGACATCGTCCACCGCTGCTTTCGGTGCGGCTACTGCAAATTTCCTTCTGATTACTCCGACTTCAACTGCCCGTCGTACAAGGCGTTCGGCTGGGACACCTACTCGCCGGGGGGGCGCATGTGGCTTATCCGGGGCTGGATGGAAGGGGAGATCAAAACAAATTCCCATTTTGCCGAGATCATGTACGCCTGCACCGCCTGCGACAACTGCAAAAACCAGTGCGTTTTCCCCCGATTTCGGGACTTCCTGCCTGAGATATTCGAGGAAACCAGGGCAGAACTGGTAAACGAGGGCTTCGTCCCCCCGCCCGTCCGCGATTATTTCAAGGCCGTGACAATCAACGGAAACCCCTACAAGCTTCCCCAAGAGCGGCGCGGGGATTGGGCGGCGGGAACCGGAATTCAGAAATTCTCCGGCCACGAATACCTCCTCTACATAGGCAGCGTCGGCGCCTGGGACGAAATCGGACAAAAAATGACAAGGAGCGTCGCCCGGGTGCTGATTAAAGCCGGCGTTTCGGTCGGCATCCTCGCCGATGAGGAGACCTGCGACGGCAACGATGTCAAGGCGATGGGGGAAACGGGGCTATTCAAACAGTTGGCAACAGACAACATCATTAAATTCAAGGAGAAAGGCATCGTGAAGATCATCACGCTGGATCCGCACGCCTATAACGCCTTCAAGAAGGACTACCCGCCGCTGGGCGCGGATTTTCAGGTATTTCACCATACGCAGATCATGGCAGAACTATTGAAAGAAAAAAGAATAACTCCATCCACCTATCCGGTGACCGTGACCTATCACGACCCCTGCTATCTGGGACGGCATAATGCCATTTACGGCCCACCGAGAGACATCCTGAAGGCGATCCCCGGACTTGCGCTTGTGGAGATGCGCCAGTCCGGTGTAAACGGGTTCTGCTGCGGCGGGGGTGGGGGGAATTTCTTTACCGATATCTTAGGCTCCGGCGAGGATAGCCCCGGCCGTGTGCGAGTCCGGCAGGCCCTGCAGACCGGCGCCTCCGTAATCGCTGTCGCCTGCCCCAACTGTGCGAAAATGTTATGCGATGCCGTCAAGGCGGAAGGTCTGGAGGAGATTCTGCGGGTTCAGGGCATCGCCGAAATAATCGAACAGGCCTCGCTGTAA
- a CDS encoding nucleotidyltransferase domain-containing protein, with protein sequence MAKSADSVEKKLKDFVALMRARYNIYAVVLYGSYAEGRANDDSDIDVAVFSDDFGKAPYEEMKALFRLRRQIDTDIEPLPFSRDAYFGGDSAEFVNEIVRKGKVIYMAGRT encoded by the coding sequence ATGGCTAAAAGCGCAGATTCAGTAGAGAAGAAATTGAAAGATTTCGTTGCCCTCATGCGGGCAAGATACAACATTTACGCTGTTGTCCTTTATGGTTCCTATGCGGAGGGCCGGGCAAACGATGATAGCGACATCGACGTTGCCGTTTTCTCAGACGACTTTGGAAAAGCTCCCTATGAAGAGATGAAGGCACTTTTCCGTCTCCGGCGACAGATTGATACCGACATCGAACCGTTGCCGTTCAGCCGGGACGCCTATTTCGGCGGCGACTCCGCCGAATTTGTCAACGAGATTGTCCGGAAAGGCAAAGTCATTTACATGGCGGGCCGTACATAA
- a CDS encoding nitroreductase family protein produces the protein MLELMRKRRSIRKFKKERIDQTKIDDLKEAVLRAPSSRGVKPWKFYFVQDAGVIENLSRSKDSGSAFLKDAALAVVVCGDETSSDVWIEDCSIATTIVHLTAASLNLGSCWIQIRNRRHNADVTSEDYVRNTLGIESPLRVLAIVAIGLPDEFKNGHPYESLEQDKVIFL, from the coding sequence ATGTTGGAGCTGATGAGAAAAAGAAGAAGCATCCGGAAATTCAAGAAGGAGCGAATTGACCAAACAAAAATAGACGATCTGAAAGAGGCGGTATTGCGGGCGCCTTCTTCCCGGGGAGTTAAGCCGTGGAAATTTTACTTCGTGCAGGATGCCGGGGTTATCGAGAACCTGTCCCGCAGCAAGGACAGCGGCTCCGCCTTCCTGAAAGACGCTGCCCTTGCGGTGGTGGTCTGCGGCGATGAAACCTCATCCGACGTGTGGATTGAGGACTGTTCCATTGCCACGACTATCGTGCACCTGACCGCGGCAAGTCTGAATCTGGGGAGCTGCTGGATTCAGATAAGAAACCGGCGGCACAACGCGGATGTGACCTCCGAAGATTATGTGCGAAACACCCTGGGCATCGAAAGCCCGCTCCGGGTTTTAGCCATCGTCGCCATCGGGCTTCCCGATGAGTTCAAGAACGGCCACCCCTACGAGAGCCTCGAACAGGATAAAGTAATCTTCCTATGA
- a CDS encoding FAD-binding oxidoreductase, translating into MSDILNSLIEILGKRGVSNSPEELWYYSMDPGVLDPHLPEFVVAPKTTEEVQKIVRLANREKIPIVPMGNGMSLTGLVIPLKGGIVMDMKRMNKIVEVNPVARYVVVEGGTSQGMLKAYLQEHHPGLRHSLPDAPAATTIAANVSLHGQGRLTQQYGFNSDMVTGLEVVLPTGEICRIGSPSVGPYWFSKGPSLPDLSGLFLGWLGTTGVITKVGLMLYPNKKIRDVELFVTDRADLIPEMLYRLTHLEMLEDINVWFQPKPLMFEDNFHITIYFAGDDDEEIEFKRKKLWNTMQGYIDSRDGGFMSVQYIKASLLEMPQRSIADFADVPKGGGFEYSGPIVTIDRFPLYAAKLVELARKYRLLYAGAARLISGGHMMMFAISFAFNRDDRDMMRRVKEALEEATEFALAEGGIPWKPNFAEQRMILDKMEPATRSLYRMIKKNLDPQGIMNPGNWEVN; encoded by the coding sequence ATGAGCGACATCCTGAATTCCCTGATTGAAATACTCGGCAAACGGGGCGTTTCCAACTCGCCTGAGGAACTCTGGTACTATTCAATGGACCCTGGGGTCCTCGATCCGCACCTGCCCGAATTCGTCGTCGCCCCGAAGACAACCGAAGAGGTGCAGAAGATCGTCCGGCTCGCCAATCGCGAAAAGATCCCGATTGTCCCGATGGGAAACGGCATGTCCCTGACAGGACTGGTTATTCCCCTCAAGGGCGGGATAGTGATGGATATGAAAAGAATGAACAAAATTGTTGAGGTCAATCCGGTGGCCCGGTATGTTGTCGTAGAAGGAGGAACCTCCCAGGGGATGCTCAAGGCATACCTGCAGGAGCACCACCCCGGCCTTCGCCACAGCCTCCCCGACGCACCGGCCGCGACGACGATTGCCGCGAACGTCTCGCTGCACGGCCAGGGAAGGCTGACCCAGCAGTACGGCTTCAACTCCGACATGGTAACCGGCCTGGAGGTCGTCCTTCCCACCGGAGAAATCTGTCGTATCGGCTCGCCCTCCGTCGGCCCCTACTGGTTTTCCAAAGGACCCTCACTCCCCGATCTTTCAGGACTTTTCCTGGGCTGGCTCGGGACGACCGGGGTCATCACCAAGGTGGGGCTGATGCTCTATCCGAACAAGAAAATCCGCGATGTCGAGCTCTTCGTGACCGACCGGGCCGACCTGATTCCGGAGATGCTCTACCGGCTCACCCATCTGGAGATGCTTGAGGACATCAATGTCTGGTTCCAGCCGAAACCGCTGATGTTCGAGGACAATTTTCATATCACCATCTACTTTGCCGGAGACGACGACGAGGAGATAGAGTTTAAAAGAAAGAAGCTCTGGAACACGATGCAGGGGTACATCGACTCCCGGGACGGCGGTTTCATGAGCGTCCAGTACATCAAAGCGTCGCTTCTCGAGATGCCCCAGCGCAGCATCGCCGATTTCGCCGACGTCCCGAAAGGGGGCGGCTTCGAATACTCGGGGCCAATTGTCACGATCGACCGTTTTCCCCTTTACGCCGCGAAGCTGGTCGAACTGGCGAGGAAATACCGCCTCCTCTACGCCGGGGCGGCCCGCCTCATCTCCGGTGGACACATGATGATGTTCGCGATTTCTTTTGCCTTTAACCGTGACGACAGAGACATGATGCGCCGGGTTAAGGAAGCCCTCGAAGAGGCGACGGAGTTTGCCCTTGCCGAGGGTGGCATCCCGTGGAAGCCCAATTTCGCAGAACAGCGGATGATCCTCGATAAGATGGAGCCCGCCACCCGCAGCCTCTACCGGATGATCAAGAAGAATCTCGATCCGCAGGGGATAATGAATCCCGGCAACTGGGAGGTGAACTGA
- a CDS encoding uracil-DNA glycosylase has product MGDDREEREELRLLASSLKERVLTDRELGKPLSYVVPGKSALVSEGRSLPVAEAPLGQRRTDEISGGQKTALDASRDQLGDCRRCRLAESRRNIVFGEGNPHAELVFVGEAPGGDEDLQGKPFVGRAGQLLTKIIIAMGLERRDVYICNILKCRPPGNRNPLPEEIVSCEPFLISQLEAIKPRAICALGSFAARTLLKSETPITLLRGHFHDYQGVPLMPTYHPAYLLRNPGAKKQVWEDVQKIMELLRPRDATA; this is encoded by the coding sequence GTGGGTGATGATAGGGAAGAGCGTGAGGAGTTGCGCTTGCTGGCCAGTTCCCTGAAAGAGCGGGTGCTTACCGACAGGGAACTGGGGAAACCTCTTTCTTATGTTGTTCCCGGGAAAAGCGCCCTGGTAAGTGAAGGCCGGTCTTTGCCGGTTGCCGAAGCGCCGCTCGGGCAACGCCGTACAGATGAGATTTCCGGCGGGCAGAAAACGGCGCTGGATGCGTCAAGGGATCAGCTTGGCGATTGCCGTCGCTGCCGGCTTGCCGAAAGCCGCCGCAATATCGTCTTTGGCGAGGGCAATCCCCACGCGGAGCTGGTTTTTGTCGGCGAGGCGCCGGGCGGGGACGAAGATCTCCAGGGGAAACCCTTTGTCGGTCGTGCCGGGCAGCTTTTGACCAAGATCATCATTGCGATGGGACTGGAGCGCCGGGATGTTTACATCTGCAATATCCTGAAATGCCGCCCCCCGGGGAACCGCAATCCGCTTCCGGAAGAGATCGTTTCCTGCGAGCCGTTTCTTATCAGCCAGTTGGAAGCGATCAAGCCGCGGGCGATCTGTGCCTTGGGCAGTTTTGCGGCGCGCACGCTGTTGAAATCGGAGACCCCGATTACGTTGTTGCGAGGCCATTTTCATGACTACCAGGGGGTACCGCTGATGCCCACCTATCACCCGGCCTATCTGCTCAGAAATCCGGGGGCCAAGAAACAGGTTTGGGAAGATGTCCAGAAGATCATGGAGTTATTGCGACCGAGGGATGCGACGGCATGA
- a CDS encoding heterodisulfide reductase-related iron-sulfur binding cluster, whose product MNDLQFSENVCLTCPTADCMMKCQYIRFGSIKEAHGEMMKVVRGEDSRILSECVTCYACEEYCRRGNHPYLLIGERREEKGLLSAPRPIAKQWINLTRMQGKQFICQVNDTALSCCLLPELMVLATGEIFNGVSQAVVFGAEFMCPAVHSHFSKMSVIRERLPLVIENFRKLGVKEVIFMHDECYGTFTSIAPAYCYELPFRPIYYMDFLLERLTQLKDRIKPLNIRAAYQRPCSNRLIPDKLPLVKQILDLIGVELPERTYQGENSLCCGEVFKATSGYQLVADVQGRNISDMLASGADYCVFNCPACQVSLSEKVKKEGLKPVHLVDLCKIAIGEKRREEFL is encoded by the coding sequence ATGAATGATTTGCAATTCAGCGAAAATGTCTGCCTGACCTGCCCGACCGCCGACTGCATGATGAAATGCCAGTACATCCGGTTCGGCAGTATCAAAGAGGCCCACGGGGAGATGATGAAGGTTGTCCGCGGGGAGGATTCCCGGATTCTGAGCGAGTGCGTCACCTGCTACGCCTGCGAGGAGTACTGCCGCAGGGGCAACCACCCCTATCTTCTCATTGGTGAGCGCCGGGAGGAAAAGGGCCTCCTTTCCGCCCCCCGGCCGATTGCCAAGCAGTGGATAAATCTGACGCGGATGCAGGGAAAGCAGTTCATCTGCCAGGTAAATGATACGGCGCTTTCGTGCTGCCTGCTTCCGGAGCTGATGGTTCTGGCCACCGGGGAAATCTTCAATGGCGTCAGTCAGGCCGTTGTTTTTGGCGCCGAATTCATGTGCCCTGCCGTCCACAGCCACTTCTCGAAGATGTCCGTAATCCGGGAGCGCCTGCCCCTGGTTATCGAAAATTTCCGGAAACTTGGCGTGAAGGAGGTGATCTTCATGCACGATGAATGCTACGGCACCTTTACCTCCATCGCCCCCGCCTACTGCTACGAATTGCCGTTCCGGCCGATCTACTATATGGATTTCCTGCTGGAGCGGTTGACACAATTAAAAGACCGGATCAAGCCACTCAATATCAGGGCCGCCTACCAGCGCCCCTGCTCGAACCGCCTCATCCCCGACAAACTGCCGCTCGTAAAGCAGATCCTCGACCTGATCGGCGTGGAGCTGCCGGAGAGAACCTACCAAGGGGAAAACTCCCTCTGCTGCGGAGAGGTGTTCAAGGCTACCTCCGGATACCAGCTCGTAGCCGATGTTCAGGGCCGCAATATCAGCGACATGCTCGCCTCCGGCGCCGACTATTGCGTCTTCAACTGCCCGGCCTGCCAGGTAAGCCTGTCGGAAAAGGTCAAAAAGGAAGGGCTTAAGCCTGTTCATCTGGTAGATCTTTGCAAGATCGCGATCGGCGAAAAGAGAAGGGAGGAATTTCTATGA
- a CDS encoding nodulation protein NfeD, with product MKNNGGFTRGSRREHGATKAVGPKARVGIFACGECAPRKMRLAWLAALLLFFCVAAPSSGEAQKAPVFDLISIDAAITPSIAEYIEKNIAEAAKGDAAGIIIRIDTPGGLDTAMRDIAKAILNAPLPVIVYVAPSGARAASAGVIIVSAAHVAVMAPGTNIGAAHPVGIGIGGTADKTMSMKVENDAVAYVQGIAKKRGRNEAWVEEAVRKSASITAEEALRLNVIDLMATDKDSLLRQIEGRQVDVNGVKRVIATAGAVVHEKTMETRDRILSALSNPNIAYILFLLGLAGLYFEFSTPGAILPGVIGGISLILALFAMQTLSINYAGVALIIFAIILFIAEIKIISHGILSIGGVVSLLIGSLMLFNTAGSSLRVSWSVLIPAVAITSLFFIVIVGIAMKAQLRPRQGGREGMTGQEGVAIGDVLTDGKVIVGGEYWDAVSDVPIVGGSPIRVVGVENLKLKVEPIEK from the coding sequence ATGAAGAATAATGGTGGTTTCACACGGGGAAGCAGGCGTGAGCACGGTGCGACAAAGGCCGTGGGGCCCAAAGCACGCGTGGGAATTTTTGCCTGCGGCGAGTGCGCGCCGCGGAAGATGAGGCTGGCCTGGCTGGCAGCGCTGCTTTTGTTTTTCTGTGTTGCCGCCCCCTCGTCGGGAGAAGCGCAAAAGGCGCCGGTCTTTGATCTGATTTCCATCGATGCGGCGATTACCCCCTCGATCGCCGAGTATATAGAAAAAAACATTGCGGAAGCGGCCAAGGGCGACGCCGCGGGGATAATCATCCGGATTGACACCCCGGGTGGCCTGGACACGGCGATGCGGGATATTGCCAAGGCGATTCTTAACGCCCCGCTGCCGGTTATTGTGTATGTCGCCCCTTCCGGCGCCCGGGCAGCCTCCGCCGGGGTGATCATTGTTTCCGCGGCCCATGTCGCGGTTATGGCGCCGGGCACCAACATCGGCGCAGCCCACCCGGTCGGCATCGGCATCGGTGGGACAGCGGACAAGACGATGAGCATGAAGGTGGAAAATGATGCCGTCGCTTACGTACAGGGGATCGCTAAAAAAAGGGGTCGCAATGAGGCGTGGGTGGAAGAGGCGGTTCGCAAAAGCGCATCAATTACCGCTGAAGAGGCGCTGCGTCTGAATGTGATCGACCTCATGGCGACTGACAAGGATTCCCTCTTGCGGCAAATCGAGGGCCGGCAGGTTGACGTAAACGGCGTCAAACGGGTTATCGCGACGGCGGGCGCCGTTGTCCATGAAAAGACAATGGAAACCAGAGACCGGATTCTCTCCGCGCTCAGCAATCCCAATATTGCCTACATCCTGTTTTTGTTGGGACTTGCCGGTCTTTACTTCGAGTTTTCCACCCCCGGAGCCATTCTGCCCGGCGTGATCGGTGGCATATCGCTGATCCTGGCGTTATTTGCGATGCAGACCCTGTCGATAAATTATGCGGGGGTCGCGCTGATTATCTTTGCCATCATTCTATTTATCGCGGAAATCAAGATTATAAGTCACGGGATACTTTCTATAGGAGGGGTTGTGTCGCTATTAATCGGCTCGCTGATGCTCTTCAATACAGCCGGTTCTTCGCTCCGGGTTTCCTGGAGCGTGCTGATTCCGGCCGTTGCCATAACGTCGCTCTTTTTCATTGTAATTGTCGGGATCGCGATGAAGGCGCAATTGCGGCCCCGGCAGGGGGGCAGAGAGGGGATGACCGGACAGGAAGGGGTGGCGATAGGCGATGTCCTTACCGATGGAAAAGTTATTGTCGGCGGTGAATACTGGGATGCAGTCAGCGATGTTCCTATTGTCGGCGGCAGCCCGATACGGGTCGTTGGGGTGGAGAATCTGAAGCTCAAAGTCGAACCAATAGAAAAATAA
- a CDS encoding right-handed parallel beta-helix repeat-containing protein gives MKKTGFVLFIGLVLMIVPFHGFAYTIGDINNDNKIDMVEAIHALQVTSSVRTAANAGATINVPSQVPTIQQAINAAAPGDIINVAAGTYTEALTIRDKTLTIQGAGSGATTITGVAAADVIYIENATGVIIAGVTIKGVPGGNDGILAMRGATFEIRDSVVQDAPARGISIIGLAGARLNNVTVQGSGQDGIHAFQESTILFLGTVVSNNNLRDGVIISGSSSAYMTAATVTANGNGRHGIDVTHNSSLLADTSSIIIQNNQGNATNNGKGILAFGSSSIIFQNSSSLLNENNGRDGIAVGSASSFYTDATSTLTVRSAKHYGILLYSESNLFLSGTALVENNAYHGVYVSMSSSLYVSGTATLTIQNSVNIGLNLYQGNVSVDPLAMLTVSGTTGQGNGISLSHNSGLGVSGGLLVQNNTGTPGNGINITNGSVVTFNPTSPKAVEVKNNGTGINVWNGGGVAGSGSITITPNTTRDLNINFGSRASLPTSSYDPNAIQCSQSYTTMGLSCP, from the coding sequence ATGAAAAAGACGGGGTTTGTTCTGTTTATTGGGTTGGTTTTAATGATTGTTCCCTTTCACGGTTTCGCCTATACGATTGGCGATATCAACAATGACAACAAGATTGATATGGTCGAGGCCATTCACGCGTTGCAGGTGACCAGCAGCGTCAGGACGGCTGCAAACGCCGGTGCGACGATCAACGTGCCGTCGCAGGTCCCGACGATCCAGCAGGCTATCAACGCCGCCGCGCCGGGGGATATCATAAATGTGGCTGCCGGGACATACACGGAAGCCCTGACTATCAGAGACAAGACCCTGACCATCCAGGGGGCCGGATCGGGAGCGACGACGATTACCGGGGTTGCCGCAGCGGATGTCATCTACATCGAAAATGCAACAGGAGTTATTATCGCCGGCGTGACCATCAAGGGCGTTCCGGGCGGCAATGACGGCATCCTCGCCATGCGCGGGGCCACTTTCGAAATCCGGGATTCTGTTGTTCAGGATGCGCCGGCCAGAGGCATCTCCATCATTGGTCTTGCCGGCGCCCGTCTCAATAACGTGACGGTGCAGGGCAGCGGCCAAGACGGAATCCACGCATTTCAAGAATCCACCATCCTCTTCCTGGGTACGGTGGTCAGCAACAACAATCTTCGGGACGGCGTGATCATTTCGGGCAGCTCCAGCGCTTACATGACTGCCGCCACGGTAACGGCCAACGGCAACGGCCGCCACGGGATTGATGTTACCCACAATTCCAGTCTCTTGGCCGATACTTCGTCCATTATCATCCAGAACAATCAGGGAAACGCAACGAATAATGGCAAAGGCATCCTGGCCTTCGGCTCATCTTCCATTATTTTTCAGAACAGCAGTTCTCTGCTCAACGAGAACAATGGCCGCGATGGAATAGCCGTGGGGTCCGCATCCAGCTTTTACACGGATGCGACTTCTACGCTGACCGTTCGCTCGGCCAAGCACTATGGCATCCTCCTTTATTCTGAATCCAATCTTTTCCTTTCCGGCACGGCGTTGGTGGAGAATAACGCATATCACGGCGTCTATGTCAGCATGTCATCCAGTCTCTATGTATCGGGTACTGCTACCCTCACAATCCAGAATAGCGTAAATATCGGGTTAAATCTTTATCAGGGAAACGTAAGCGTTGATCCACTGGCAATGCTGACGGTGAGCGGTACCACGGGGCAGGGGAATGGCATCTCTCTCAGCCACAATTCGGGATTGGGAGTGAGCGGTGGGTTGCTTGTCCAGAACAATACGGGTACTCCCGGGAATGGGATCAACATCACGAATGGCTCCGTGGTGACATTCAATCCGACATCTCCCAAAGCGGTAGAAGTCAAGAACAACGGCACCGGAATCAACGTCTGGAACGGCGGCGGTGTTGCCGGATCCGGGTCCATCACCATCACTCCGAACACGACAAGAGATCTCAACATAAATTTCGGGTCCCGGGCCAGCCTGCCGACCAGTTCCTACGACCCGAACGCGATACAGTGCTCCCAATCTTACACGACGATGGGGCTTTCATGCCCGTAA